A genomic region of Aureimonas populi contains the following coding sequences:
- a CDS encoding RrF2 family transcriptional regulator: MLTMKGKYGLKAMMHLAALPEGERALSEDISRAHSISKKFLDTILADLRTAGLLHARKGRGGGYALARPASEIRISHILRVLEGPLAPIPCASRTAYRRCEDCVDERSCAVRRLMLEVRNAIVTVLDERSLADVANTATCSDMEFEELVARL; this comes from the coding sequence ATGCTGACCATGAAGGGCAAGTACGGCCTCAAGGCCATGATGCATCTCGCAGCGCTGCCCGAGGGCGAGCGGGCGCTGTCGGAGGATATCTCACGCGCCCATTCCATTTCGAAGAAATTCCTGGACACGATCCTCGCGGACCTGCGCACGGCGGGGTTGCTGCACGCGCGCAAAGGCAGGGGCGGCGGTTACGCGCTCGCCCGTCCCGCCTCGGAGATACGCATCAGCCATATCCTTCGCGTCCTCGAGGGTCCGCTGGCGCCGATCCCGTGCGCCAGCCGGACAGCCTACCGGCGGTGCGAGGATTGCGTGGACGAGAGGAGCTGTGCGGTTCGCCGCCTCATGCTGGAGGTTCGAAACGCCATCGTGACGGTCCTCGACGAGCGGAGCCTCGCGGACGTGGCGAACACGGCGACCTGCAGCGACATGGAGTTCGAGGAACTCGTCGCCCGTCTGTGA
- the ssuD gene encoding FMNH2-dependent alkanesulfonate monooxygenase: protein MPQSIPEKIRVLWFLPTHGDGRYLGSAEGGRTADIDYLRQVAQAADRLGYYGVLLPTGRSCEDSWVVASALAPQTRRLRFLVAVRPGLLSPSLAARMTATLDRVSGGRLLINVVTGGDPVENAGDGIFLAHDERYEVTREFLEIYKAELSGEVVNYEGRHLKVQDGQLLFRSHQRPHPPLYFGGSSDAGIEVAAKMVDKYLTWGEPPEAVAEKIARVREAAKKAGRDVSFGIRLHVIVRDTEAEAWKAADALISRLDDETIARAQTQLARQDSIGQSRMRALHGGDRTKLQIAPNLWAGVGLVRGGAGTALVGDAAIVAERMDEYRRVGVDTFILSGYPHLEEAYSFGERVLPLLPLDHDAPRAQVPDDLRHGGEAIANTSLPTPRMASAS, encoded by the coding sequence ATGCCGCAGTCGATCCCGGAGAAGATCAGGGTTCTCTGGTTCCTGCCGACCCACGGCGACGGCCGATATCTCGGCTCCGCCGAAGGCGGCCGGACGGCCGACATCGACTATCTGCGCCAGGTCGCGCAAGCGGCGGATCGCCTCGGCTACTACGGGGTGCTGCTTCCGACGGGGCGCTCCTGCGAGGATTCCTGGGTCGTTGCCTCGGCGCTGGCTCCGCAGACCCGGAGGCTGCGTTTCCTCGTCGCGGTGCGGCCGGGCCTGCTTTCGCCCTCCCTCGCCGCGCGCATGACGGCGACGCTCGACCGGGTGTCCGGCGGACGCCTCCTCATCAATGTCGTGACGGGCGGCGACCCCGTGGAGAACGCCGGTGACGGCATCTTCCTGGCCCATGACGAGCGCTACGAGGTCACGCGCGAATTTCTCGAAATCTACAAGGCCGAGCTGTCGGGCGAGGTGGTGAACTACGAAGGTCGCCATCTGAAGGTTCAGGACGGCCAGCTCCTCTTCCGCTCCCACCAGCGCCCGCATCCTCCCCTCTATTTCGGAGGTTCCTCCGACGCCGGTATCGAGGTCGCGGCGAAGATGGTCGACAAGTACCTGACCTGGGGCGAGCCGCCCGAGGCTGTCGCCGAGAAAATCGCCCGCGTGCGCGAAGCGGCGAAGAAGGCAGGACGCGACGTGTCCTTCGGCATTCGTCTCCATGTGATCGTCCGGGACACGGAGGCCGAGGCCTGGAAGGCTGCCGACGCCCTCATCTCCAGGCTCGACGACGAGACGATCGCACGCGCGCAGACGCAACTCGCCCGGCAGGACTCGATCGGGCAGAGCCGCATGCGCGCCCTTCATGGCGGAGACCGGACCAAGCTTCAGATTGCGCCCAACCTGTGGGCCGGAGTCGGGCTCGTGCGCGGCGGCGCCGGCACCGCGCTCGTCGGCGACGCGGCGATCGTGGCCGAGCGGATGGACGAGTACCGGCGCGTCGGCGTCGATACCTTCATTCTCTCCGGCTATCCGCATCTGGAGGAAGCCTATTCCTTCGGCGAACGCGTGCTGCCGCTCTTGCCGCTCGACCATGACGCCCCCCGCGCGCAGGTGCCGGACGATCTCAGGCACGGTGGCGAGGCCATCGCCAACACCAGCCTGCCCACCCCCCGAATGGCGAGCGCGTCGTGA
- a CDS encoding FAD/NAD(P)-binding protein yields MINPNRVLIVGGGASGTILAAHLLRSGPPELKVALIERRPIVGAGIAYSTDEPGHLLNTRASGMSAFPDDPDHFWRWLQTTSRAETLGCADSFCFVPRRVYRDYLGELLDPWRGDCNDNRLALIEGDCVDIRQVRGGAVVELRGGRAEVAGIVVLATGHAEPCAEPRSRVVGPWCASGERPVRLEDDVVILGTGLSMVDNVASLRRMGHRGRIVAVSRRALLPQVHALSVPLKLDPADIPFGTAPAYLMRWLRETVRWAIGEGRDWRDVVDALRPHTQALWQALPMEGKRSFLRHARTLWEIHRHRMAPQAAEGLRQALAEEHLTIVAGRVVETREEAGRAFVTVRERRTGLHRELSADWVIDCMGILRDPGSGSGHLVARLIQTARARLDPLRIGLDVDGEGALVDASGIASSNLYAVGPVTRARFWEVTAIPDIRVQCATLSAIVMARLARNTGVTGGGS; encoded by the coding sequence GTGATCAATCCGAACCGGGTCCTGATCGTCGGCGGCGGAGCGAGCGGCACGATACTGGCCGCACATCTCCTGCGCTCCGGTCCACCCGAATTGAAGGTGGCGCTGATCGAGCGCAGGCCGATCGTCGGCGCGGGCATCGCCTATTCGACCGATGAGCCGGGGCATCTCTTGAACACCCGCGCCAGCGGGATGAGTGCCTTTCCCGACGATCCCGATCATTTCTGGCGATGGTTGCAGACGACCTCGCGGGCCGAAACGCTCGGCTGCGCCGATTCCTTCTGCTTCGTCCCGCGCCGCGTCTACCGCGACTACCTTGGCGAACTGCTCGACCCTTGGCGTGGGGACTGCAATGACAACCGGCTGGCCCTGATCGAGGGCGATTGCGTCGACATTCGGCAAGTTCGGGGAGGCGCCGTCGTCGAGCTGCGCGGCGGGCGCGCGGAAGTCGCCGGCATCGTGGTGCTGGCCACGGGCCATGCCGAACCCTGTGCCGAGCCGAGATCGAGGGTGGTGGGCCCATGGTGCGCGTCGGGCGAACGGCCCGTTCGCCTCGAGGACGACGTCGTGATCCTCGGCACGGGATTGTCGATGGTCGACAATGTCGCCTCGCTACGCCGGATGGGGCATCGCGGTCGCATCGTCGCGGTGTCGCGCCGCGCCCTTCTCCCGCAAGTGCATGCATTGTCCGTCCCGCTGAAGCTCGATCCCGCCGACATCCCCTTCGGAACGGCACCGGCTTATCTGATGCGCTGGCTGCGCGAGACCGTGCGCTGGGCCATCGGCGAGGGCCGGGACTGGCGCGATGTCGTGGACGCGCTGAGACCCCACACGCAGGCCCTCTGGCAGGCGCTGCCCATGGAGGGCAAGCGCAGCTTCCTGCGGCACGCGCGGACCCTATGGGAAATCCACCGCCACCGCATGGCGCCGCAGGCCGCCGAGGGCCTGCGCCAGGCGCTGGCGGAAGAGCATCTGACGATCGTCGCCGGCCGGGTGGTGGAGACACGGGAAGAGGCCGGCCGAGCGTTCGTCACCGTTCGCGAACGCAGGACGGGGCTGCATCGGGAGCTCTCGGCCGACTGGGTGATCGACTGCATGGGAATCCTCCGCGATCCCGGCTCGGGCAGCGGCCATCTCGTGGCACGCCTCATCCAGACGGCGCGCGCGCGGCTCGATCCGCTGAGGATCGGCCTTGACGTGGACGGCGAGGGCGCGCTCGTCGATGCGTCGGGCATTGCTTCTTCCAACCTCTACGCCGTCGGGCCTGTCACGAGAGCGAGATTCTGGGAAGTGACGGCCATCCCGGACATCCGCGTCCAGTGCGCGACCTTGTCGGCGATCGTGATGGCGCGCCTCGCGCGGAACACGGGCGTGACGGGCGGCGGAAGCTGA
- a CDS encoding ABC transporter ATP-binding protein, which translates to MLARNETFLPGAQAFEATGLTLDYRTSKGTLRAVENVSFSCAEGERLVLLGRSGCGKSSILKAVAGFLPVAGGEILVKGRRIDGAGPDRIVVFQEFDQLLPWKTVRENVAFPLRVAGRIGKAEARERAAEALRKVGLERAIDAYPHTLSGGMKQRAAIARALVTGADVLLMDEPFAALDALTRRRLQEDLLRLAENERFTLLFVTHSIEEAILIGTRLHLLSAHPGRTIATFDTAEFDLSNAGNARFDGVVKEVNQLLFAETNDEDADHV; encoded by the coding sequence ATGCTGGCGCGCAACGAGACATTCCTGCCTGGCGCGCAAGCCTTCGAGGCCACGGGCCTGACCCTCGACTACCGCACGTCCAAAGGCACGCTCCGGGCTGTGGAGAACGTCTCCTTCTCCTGTGCGGAAGGCGAGCGCCTGGTCCTTCTGGGGCGCTCGGGCTGCGGCAAGTCCTCGATCCTGAAGGCGGTCGCCGGCTTCCTTCCGGTGGCAGGCGGAGAAATCCTCGTGAAGGGACGGCGCATCGACGGCGCGGGGCCGGACCGGATCGTCGTCTTCCAGGAGTTCGATCAGCTCCTGCCCTGGAAGACGGTGCGCGAGAATGTCGCCTTTCCCTTGCGAGTGGCGGGACGGATCGGCAAGGCCGAGGCTCGTGAGCGCGCGGCAGAGGCGCTGCGCAAGGTCGGGCTGGAACGGGCGATCGACGCTTACCCACACACGCTGTCGGGCGGCATGAAGCAGCGCGCGGCGATCGCCCGCGCGCTCGTGACCGGGGCGGACGTCCTGCTCATGGACGAGCCCTTCGCGGCACTGGACGCCCTGACACGCCGCCGCCTGCAGGAAGATCTCCTGCGGCTGGCGGAAAACGAGCGCTTCACGCTGCTCTTCGTCACTCATTCGATCGAGGAGGCGATCCTGATCGGCACCCGGTTGCACCTTCTGTCGGCGCATCCGGGCCGCACGATCGCGACCTTCGACACAGCCGAGTTCGACCTTTCCAACGCGGGGAACGCCCGTTTCGACGGCGTCGTGAAAGAGGTGAACCAACTCCTCTTCGCCGAGACGAACGACGAGGATGCCGACCATGTCTGA
- a CDS encoding ABC transporter permease, which yields MSDAARARPANFPRLAGFLASEAALAFWRKAAILVLLAVAWQAAAVWAARPILLPSFTQTMAALVDGILNEGLLRSSWASISVLLKGYAIAVAMALVFVSLAVANGFVREALKTLISMFNPLPAIAILPLAMLWFGLGEASLLFVLVHAVLWPFALATLGGFDSVPETQRLVGRNYGLRGPSYVALILIPAALPSIIYGLKIGWAFAWRTLIAAELVFGVSSRQGGLGWFIFRNRNELFTDKVFAGLVLVIIIGLLVESVIFRALEAATVRRWGMQR from the coding sequence ATGTCTGACGCTGCCCGGGCCCGCCCCGCAAACTTCCCGCGTCTGGCCGGCTTCCTGGCATCGGAGGCGGCGCTCGCCTTCTGGCGCAAGGCCGCCATCCTCGTGCTCCTGGCCGTGGCCTGGCAGGCCGCGGCAGTGTGGGCCGCTCGGCCGATCCTTCTGCCGAGCTTCACCCAGACGATGGCCGCCCTCGTCGACGGGATCCTCAACGAGGGCCTCCTGCGTTCCTCCTGGGCTTCGATCTCGGTGCTTCTGAAGGGCTACGCCATCGCGGTCGCGATGGCCCTTGTCTTCGTCTCGCTTGCCGTCGCGAACGGCTTCGTGCGCGAGGCGTTGAAGACGCTGATCTCGATGTTCAACCCGCTGCCGGCCATAGCGATCCTGCCTTTGGCCATGCTCTGGTTCGGGCTTGGCGAGGCGAGCCTCCTCTTCGTGCTGGTGCACGCAGTGCTGTGGCCGTTCGCGCTCGCGACCCTCGGCGGCTTCGATTCAGTGCCGGAAACGCAGCGGCTCGTCGGCCGCAACTACGGACTGAGGGGCCCGTCCTATGTCGCGCTCATCCTGATCCCGGCCGCGCTTCCCTCGATCATCTACGGGCTGAAGATCGGCTGGGCCTTCGCATGGCGCACGCTGATCGCCGCCGAACTCGTCTTCGGCGTCTCCTCCCGCCAGGGCGGGCTCGGCTGGTTCATCTTCCGCAATCGCAACGAACTCTTCACCGACAAGGTCTTCGCCGGGCTCGTCCTCGTCATCATCATCGGCCTCCTCGTCGAGAGCGTCATCTTCCGCGCGCTGGAAGCGGCGACCGTCCGGCGCTGGGGAATGCAGCGATGA